The nucleotide sequence CGGAAACAGCGCTCTCTCCTCGGCACAGGGGGCGAGCATCGCGAATTCCTCCCCACCGATACGGAAGGCGCCGCCCCCGGATCGGCGCGCGTGCTCCCTGAGTGTGCGGAAGCGTGGGCGGGGACGAACCGGTGACGTCGATTCCGATCGGTGCCCGGAGGATGCTCTCCACTCCGGGCGATGCGGCCCTATCTCCTGGATCCCGTCCGGGTTCGCGGCAATAGCGATCCGGAAGAGATCTTTCGGAAGGTGTACGTCATGCGGATGATGGCCTTGGGTTTCGCGATAGGGATGGCCGCTGTGTCGTGCGGTGCCGTGGACGCCGTTGCCCAGACGACGGCCGCACCCGCCGGCTCGATGGCGGCCACCGCCCCCGGAGGCACTGTAGGTCAGGCAGGTGCCCGCAACCGTCTGGAGGCGATCCGTAGCGGGAATGCCATCGCCGTACCGAGGGGAAAGCGCTACCGTTCTATGCGCCGCGCGCGGTAGTTCGCTGGATTTGGCGCGCCGATTGTTCCATGCCAACGGCAGGATCGTCGGTGACGAGGCTGGCTCT is from Methylobacterium radiodurans and encodes:
- a CDS encoding GGDEF domain-containing protein — its product is MAWNNRRAKSSELPRAAHRTVALSPRYGDGIPATDRLQTVAGTCLTYSASGGGGRHRAGGCGRRLGNGVHGTARHSGHPYRETQGHHPHDVHLPKDLFRIAIAANPDGIQEIGPHRPEWRASSGHRSESTSPVRPRPRFRTLREHARRSGGGAFRIGGEEFAMLAPCAEERALFPGESVRGDVATEAIPHADHPRGVLTFGVGLAGGDHRTTEVAHEWLDRADRALYAAKRKGRDRVCRTTRPAA